One segment of Panicum virgatum strain AP13 chromosome 1K, P.virgatum_v5, whole genome shotgun sequence DNA contains the following:
- the LOC120645597 gene encoding uncharacterized protein LOC120645597: MVGGRGGAGRRQERQALMVAFAVALLMGTAVYFRIWARQSSDPSFTIDDREELRRQFEQANLEAMDESAEWRMKYDKELEKNRQLQDELSKVKASLTGTARRLELLQKDNEMWKRQTESLKQQCNCSLPLKTTQD; this comes from the exons ATGGTGGGGGGACGaggaggggcggggcggcggcaggagcggcAGGCCCTGATGGTGGCGTTCGCTGTGGCGCTGCTCATGGGCACCGCCGTCTACTTCCGCATCTGGGCCCGCCAGTCCAGCGACCCCTCCTTCACCATCGACGACCGCGAGGAGCTCCG GAGGCAATTTGAACAAGCAAACCTAGAAGCGATGGATGAATCTGCCGAATGGAGAATGAAATATGACAAAGAACTTGAGAAAAACAGGCAGTTGCAAGATGAACTTTCAAAG GTTAAGGCCTCATTGACTGGGACAGCCAGGCGTCTTGAGCTGTTACAAAAG GATAATGAGATGTGGAAGAGGCAGACTGAATCACTGAAGCAGCAGTGCAATTGCAGTCTTCCATTGAAAACTACGCAAGATTAA
- the LOC120645574 gene encoding quinone oxidoreductase PIG3-like, which translates to MRAVVITRGGGPEVLEAQDVEDPAPLGEGEVLLQVAAAGVNRADTLQRHGRHPPPAGASPYPGLECSGTILALGPNVPSRWSVGDKVCALLSGGGYAEKVVVPAGQLLPVPEGVSLTVAAGLPEVACTVWSTVFMTSHLSPGESFLVHGGSSGIGTFAIQIAKHLGIKVFVTAGSEEKLAACKDLGADVCINYKTEDFVERVKQETNGKGVDVILDNIGGSYLQRNLNSLGVDGRLFIIGFQGGAVAEVNLQAVFARRLTIQAAGLRGRSPANKAQIVSEVEKNVWPAVTAGKVKPVIYQTFPLSEAAEAHRLMEASTHIGKILLLP; encoded by the exons ATGAGGGCGGTGGTGAtcacgcgcggcggcggacctgAGGTGCTAGAGGCCCAGGACGTGGAGGACCCGGCACCGCTGGGGGAAGGCGAGGTGCTCCTCCaggtcgccgccgcgggcgtcAACCGCGCCGACACGCTCCAGCGCCAcggccgccacccgccgcccgccggcgcgtcCCCGTACCCGGGGCTCGAGTGCTCCGGCACCATCCTCGCGCTCGGTCCCAACGTGCCCTCGCGATGGTCCGTCGGCGACAAG GTGTGCGCGTTGCTAAGCGGCGGTGGGTACGCAGAGAAAGTGGTGGTTCCGGCGGGGCAGCTGCTGCCTGTGCCGGAGGGGGTGTCGCTAACGGTTGCAGCCGGCTTGCCCGAGGTGGCCTGCACCGTCTGGTCGACCGTGTTCATGACCAGCCACCTCTCGCCCGGCGAATCATTCCTT GTCCATGGAGGATCAAGTGGAATTGGTACTTTCGCTATTCAGATTGCAAAGCACCTCGGAATTAAGGTTTTTGTGACTGCAG GAAGCGAAGAAAAACTAGCAGCCTGCAAAGATTTGGGTGCTGATGTATGCATAAACTACAAAACTGAAGACTTCGTTGAACGTGTCAAACAGGAAACCAATGGAAAGG gtgttgatgtcattctggACAATATTGGAGGATCATATCTCCAGCGTAACCTGAACAGCTTAGGTGTTGATGGTAGACTTTTCATCATTGGCTTCCAAGGAGGCGCTGTAGCTGAAGTGAACCTGCAAGCTGTTTTTGCACGGCGCTTGACCATACAAG CTGCTGGACTGCGTGGTAGAAGCCCTGCCAATAAAGCTCAGATCGTCAGCGAGGTGGAAAAGAATGTGTGGCCTGCCGTCACGGCTGGCAAGGTGAAGCCGGTGATTTACCAGACGTTCCCGTTATCTGAAGCGGCTGAGGCGCATAGATTGATGGAAGCTAGCACGCACATCGGCAAGATATTGCTGCTCCCTTGA
- the LOC120645543 gene encoding PAP-specific phosphatase HAL2-like isoform X2, with translation MGSLRLTGWASAQRGFPAAAAAAPEWGVRRRPRRCCHGVPLPRPRCAPSPAPAVASSLGVGAAGHLRDGAEREWLWDCRGGAGGGARDYTREMEVAVRVVQVACTLCQRVQDALLHPGADAGGRVHSKLDRSPVTVADWGVQAIVSWLLSNSFHDENISIVAEEDDETLSSSNGAALLESVVEAVNGCLVEAPKYGLRSPEKELGAHDVIQAIRKCSSAGGPKGRFWVLDPVDGTLGFVRGDQYAIALALIEDGEVILGVLGCPNYPMKKEWLNYHQKYYRLMSKVAPPPLGSWHKGCVMYAQKGCGQAWMQPLVHDFGKLDWAHPREIQVSSISDPMSATFCEPVEKANSSHSFTAGLAHSVGLRTQPLRVYSMVKYAAIARGDAEIFMKFARTGYKEKIWDHAAGVVIIQEAGGVVTDAGGRQLDFSRGIYLEGLDRGIIACSGALLHQRILDAVDASWNSSTL, from the exons ATGGGCAGCCTCCGCCTCACCGGCTGGGCGTCCGCGCAGCGGGGCTTcccagccgcagccgccgccgcgccggagtggggcgtgcgccgccgcccccgccgctgtTGCCACGGGGTGCCGCTGCCGCGCCCGCGCTGCGCCCCGTCGCCGGCTCCGGCGGTGGCGTCCTCtctcggcgtcggcgccgcggGGCACCTCCGGGACGGGGCGGAGCGCGAGTGGCTGTGGgactgccgcggcggcgccgggggcgggGCCAGGGATTACACCAGGGAGATGGAGGTGGCGGTGCGGGTCGTGCAGGTGGCCTGCACCCTGTGCCAGCGCGTCCAGGACGCGCTCCTCCACCCCGGCGCCGACGCAGGCGGCCGCGTCCATTCCAAGCTCGACCGCTCCCCCGTCACAGTCGCTG ATTGGGGTGTTCAAGCGATAGTAAGCTGGTTGCTTTCCAATTCCTTTCATGATGAGAACATATCGATTgtcgctgaagaagatgatgaaacaCTATCTAGTAGCAACGGTGCGGCTTTGCTTGAATCTGTTGTTGAGGCTGTCAATGGTTGCCTGGTTGAAGCTCCAAAGTATGGGCTGAGATCCCCAGAGAAAGAGCTCGGAGCTCATGATGTTATTCAAGCCATACGGAAATGCAGCTCTGCCGGAGGTCCAAAAGGAAGATTTTGGGTGCTTGATCCTGTCGATGGCACCCTTGGTTTTGTTCGAGGGGATCAATATGCTATCGCTCTAGCCTTGATTGAAGATGGAGAAGTTATACTTGGTGTTCTTGGGTGCCCAAATTATCCAATGAAAAAGGAGTGGCTCAATTATCACCAAAAGTACTACAGACTGATGTCTAAGGTTGCTCCTCCTCCATTGGGGTCCTGGCATAAGGGTTGTGTGATGTATGCTCAGAAAGGATGTGGCCAAGCTTGGATGCAGCCACTGGTTCATGACTTTGGTAAGCTTGATTGGGCTCACCCGAGGGAGATTCAAGTATCGTCCATCAGTGATCCAATGTCAGCAACATTTTGTGAACCTGTTGAGAAAGCCAACTCAAGCCATTCCTTTACAGCAGGACTTGCTCATAGCGTAGGATTAAG gACTCAACCTCTGCGTGTGTACAGCATGGTGAAGTATGCTGCAATAGCACGAGGTGATGCAGAGAtatttatgaaatttgcaagAACTGGATATAAGGAGAAGATATGGGATCATGCTGCAGGGGTGGTTATCATTCAAGAGGCTGGTGGAGTGGTCACAGATGCTGGGGGCCGCCAGTTGGACTTCTCAAGGGGCATTTACTTGGAAGGTTTGGATAGAGGCATAATAGCATGTTCCGGAGCATTGCTTCATCAGAGAATTTTAGATGCTGTTGATGCAAGCTGGAACTCGTCAACACtatga
- the LOC120645555 gene encoding kelch-like protein 8, with protein sequence MGSLHCNVAASPSFSSTGSSSGSSGGENVASRDGSVRIYACFAHGSNNSLECYEPGANTWRRVGTLPGVPDGHILKGFAVVALGESVYVIGGRLCRRERGGAAAAGGVYHDTDVSVRADVLRYDVRRGEWQHCAPLLLPRFDFACAPCRGRICVAGGQCSLSGARGTAAAEVYEEDKGQWSALPDMSTLRYKCVGVTWQGSFHVVGGFAESTLTAGDAHLTPGTTVLQSSALERSSAEVFHCSRGTWEILPGMWQLDVPPNQIVAMANRLFSSGDCLNCWKGHVEVYDGELNIWSIWDHSALPDLSLLANLPSSAQRRYLTMATVGTQLYFLAGYQVPSSNDSFRTVSLVHSFDTNAPPGLEPAWSNFQPKMEPDEDDIEDESKELFSHCCSVQLSS encoded by the coding sequence ATGGGCTCCTTGCACTGCAACGTCGCCGCCTCCCCGTCCTTCTCTAGTACCGGGAGCAGCAGCggtagcagcggcggcgagaacGTCGCCAGCAGAGATGGCAGCGTCAGGATATACGCGTGCTTCGCGCACGGCAGCAACAACAGCCTCGAGTGTTACGAGCCCGGTGCCAACACATGGCGCCGCGTGGGCACGCTCCCGGGAGTCCCTGACGGCCACATACTCAAGGGATTCGCTGTCGTCGCGCTGGGCGAATCCGTGTATGTGATCGGCGGCCGGCTGTGCAGGAGGGagcgtggcggcgccgccgccgccggcggcgtgtACCACGACACCGACGTCAGCGTGAGGGCGGACGTCCTCCGGTACGACGTGCGCCGAGGGGAGTGGCAGCACTGCGCGCCGCTCCTGCTCCCGCGCTTCGACTTCGCGTGCGCGCCGTGCCGGGGCAGGATCTGTGTGGCCGGCGGGCAGTGCTCGCTGTCGGGCGcccggggcacggcggcggcggaggtgtaCGAGGAGGACAAGGGCCAGTGGTCGGCTCTCCCCGACATGAGCACGCTGCGCTACAAGTGCGTCGGCGTGACATGGCAAGGCAGCTTCCACGTCGTCGGGGGGTTCGCGGAGAGCACGCTGACGGCCGGTGACGCCCATCTGACGCCGGGAACCACCGTGCTGCAGTCGTCGGCGCTGGAGCGGAGCTCGGCGGAGGTGTTCCACTGCTCCAGGGGCACATGGGAGATCCTTCCGGGGATGTGGCAGCTCGACGTGCCCCCAAACCAGATCGTGGCGATGGCGAACAGGCTCTTCAGCTCCGGCGACTGCCTCAACTGCTGGAAGGGCCACGTCGAGGTCTACGACGGCGAGCTCAACATCTGGAGCATCTGGGACCACTCCGCGCTGCCAGACCTGTCGCTGCTGGCCAACCTCCCATCGTCGGCTCAGCGGCGCTACCTCACCATGGCCACCGTCGGCACGCAGCTCTATTTCCTCGCCGGGTACCAAGTGCCGTCCAGTAACGACAGCTTCAGAACAGTCTCGCTGGTGCACAGCTTCGACACCAACGCTCCGCCAGGGTTGGAGCCAGCATGGAGCAACTTCCAGCCCAAAATGGAGCCGGATGAGGATGACATCGAGGACGAGAGCAAGGAGCTGTTCAGCCACTGCTGCTCGGTGCAGCTCTCCAGCTAA
- the LOC120645543 gene encoding PAP-specific phosphatase HAL2-like isoform X1 translates to MGSLRLTGWASAQRGFPAAAAAAPEWGVRRRPRRCCHGVPLPRPRCAPSPAPAVASSLGVGAAGHLRDGAEREWLWDCRGGAGGGARDYTREMEVAVRVVQVACTLCQRVQDALLHPGADAGGRVHSKLDRSPVTVAAVRASIFAYGDILLCSFMPDWGVQAIVSWLLSNSFHDENISIVAEEDDETLSSSNGAALLESVVEAVNGCLVEAPKYGLRSPEKELGAHDVIQAIRKCSSAGGPKGRFWVLDPVDGTLGFVRGDQYAIALALIEDGEVILGVLGCPNYPMKKEWLNYHQKYYRLMSKVAPPPLGSWHKGCVMYAQKGCGQAWMQPLVHDFGKLDWAHPREIQVSSISDPMSATFCEPVEKANSSHSFTAGLAHSVGLRTQPLRVYSMVKYAAIARGDAEIFMKFARTGYKEKIWDHAAGVVIIQEAGGVVTDAGGRQLDFSRGIYLEGLDRGIIACSGALLHQRILDAVDASWNSSTL, encoded by the exons ATGGGCAGCCTCCGCCTCACCGGCTGGGCGTCCGCGCAGCGGGGCTTcccagccgcagccgccgccgcgccggagtggggcgtgcgccgccgcccccgccgctgtTGCCACGGGGTGCCGCTGCCGCGCCCGCGCTGCGCCCCGTCGCCGGCTCCGGCGGTGGCGTCCTCtctcggcgtcggcgccgcggGGCACCTCCGGGACGGGGCGGAGCGCGAGTGGCTGTGGgactgccgcggcggcgccgggggcgggGCCAGGGATTACACCAGGGAGATGGAGGTGGCGGTGCGGGTCGTGCAGGTGGCCTGCACCCTGTGCCAGCGCGTCCAGGACGCGCTCCTCCACCCCGGCGCCGACGCAGGCGGCCGCGTCCATTCCAAGCTCGACCGCTCCCCCGTCACAGTCGCTG CAGTTCGTGCCTCTATATTTGCATATGGTGATATTTTGCTGTGTTCCTTCATGCCAGATTGGGGTGTTCAAGCGATAGTAAGCTGGTTGCTTTCCAATTCCTTTCATGATGAGAACATATCGATTgtcgctgaagaagatgatgaaacaCTATCTAGTAGCAACGGTGCGGCTTTGCTTGAATCTGTTGTTGAGGCTGTCAATGGTTGCCTGGTTGAAGCTCCAAAGTATGGGCTGAGATCCCCAGAGAAAGAGCTCGGAGCTCATGATGTTATTCAAGCCATACGGAAATGCAGCTCTGCCGGAGGTCCAAAAGGAAGATTTTGGGTGCTTGATCCTGTCGATGGCACCCTTGGTTTTGTTCGAGGGGATCAATATGCTATCGCTCTAGCCTTGATTGAAGATGGAGAAGTTATACTTGGTGTTCTTGGGTGCCCAAATTATCCAATGAAAAAGGAGTGGCTCAATTATCACCAAAAGTACTACAGACTGATGTCTAAGGTTGCTCCTCCTCCATTGGGGTCCTGGCATAAGGGTTGTGTGATGTATGCTCAGAAAGGATGTGGCCAAGCTTGGATGCAGCCACTGGTTCATGACTTTGGTAAGCTTGATTGGGCTCACCCGAGGGAGATTCAAGTATCGTCCATCAGTGATCCAATGTCAGCAACATTTTGTGAACCTGTTGAGAAAGCCAACTCAAGCCATTCCTTTACAGCAGGACTTGCTCATAGCGTAGGATTAAG gACTCAACCTCTGCGTGTGTACAGCATGGTGAAGTATGCTGCAATAGCACGAGGTGATGCAGAGAtatttatgaaatttgcaagAACTGGATATAAGGAGAAGATATGGGATCATGCTGCAGGGGTGGTTATCATTCAAGAGGCTGGTGGAGTGGTCACAGATGCTGGGGGCCGCCAGTTGGACTTCTCAAGGGGCATTTACTTGGAAGGTTTGGATAGAGGCATAATAGCATGTTCCGGAGCATTGCTTCATCAGAGAATTTTAGATGCTGTTGATGCAAGCTGGAACTCGTCAACACtatga